One genomic window of Dehalococcoidia bacterium includes the following:
- a CDS encoding site-specific DNA-methyltransferase has translation MTTDTKMQIAHVAIDELKPDPANPRRIGDAELEALTRSLNEYGFVQPVLARAADKTVIGGHQRLLAARKLGIKTVPVIFLDLTVEQSRVLNLALNKISGSWDEELLARMVADLSDVDDLDISLSGFSEDELDALLKSLDLREKKDKPESFDVDAALEAARAATRAKPGDLWALGDHRLLVGDAGDTAAVQRLLDGKRAPMCFTDPPYNVAYGDHGGQQRGQKKRRIQNDAMSSQEFDAFCRGWARNLLASVDGAIYCCMSSKELPLVSRVLEEEGGHWSDTIIWRKDRFTLGRADYQRQYEPLWYGWREGTRHEWHGGRDQGDVFEIDRPSESQAHPTMKPLALVERAIENSCSRGDVVLDLFLGSGSTLIACERTGRVCYGTELDPHYASVVLARWESFTGQEAQCLGHS, from the coding sequence ATGACGACGGACACGAAGATGCAGATCGCACACGTCGCAATCGACGAGCTGAAGCCCGACCCGGCGAACCCGCGCCGGATCGGCGACGCCGAGCTGGAGGCATTGACGCGCAGCCTGAACGAGTACGGCTTCGTGCAGCCGGTGCTCGCACGCGCAGCGGACAAGACGGTGATTGGCGGCCACCAGCGACTGCTCGCGGCGCGCAAGCTTGGCATCAAGACCGTGCCCGTGATCTTCCTCGACCTGACGGTAGAGCAAAGCAGGGTGTTGAACCTCGCGCTCAACAAGATCTCCGGCTCGTGGGACGAGGAACTCCTGGCGCGGATGGTGGCGGACCTTTCTGACGTAGACGACCTGGACATCTCGCTCTCCGGCTTCAGCGAGGACGAACTCGATGCGCTGCTCAAGTCGCTCGACCTGCGCGAGAAGAAGGACAAGCCCGAGAGCTTCGATGTGGACGCCGCGCTGGAGGCGGCACGTGCGGCCACACGCGCCAAGCCGGGCGATCTGTGGGCGTTGGGCGACCACCGGCTCCTGGTGGGCGACGCGGGCGACACGGCGGCCGTACAGCGGCTCCTCGACGGCAAGCGGGCGCCGATGTGCTTCACGGACCCGCCGTACAACGTGGCTTACGGAGATCATGGCGGCCAGCAGCGCGGGCAGAAGAAGAGACGCATCCAGAACGACGCGATGTCGTCACAGGAGTTCGACGCGTTCTGCCGCGGCTGGGCGCGCAACCTCCTCGCCAGCGTGGACGGCGCGATCTACTGCTGCATGTCGTCCAAGGAACTGCCACTCGTCTCGCGCGTGCTCGAAGAGGAGGGCGGGCACTGGAGCGACACGATCATCTGGCGCAAAGACAGATTCACGCTCGGCCGGGCTGACTACCAGCGACAGTACGAACCACTCTGGTACGGCTGGCGCGAGGGAACACGACACGAGTGGCACGGCGGCCGCGACCAGGGCGACGTCTTCGAGATCGATCGTCCAAGCGAGAGCCAGGCGCATCCGACGATGAAGCCCCTAGCGCTCGTCGAGCGTGCGATCGAGAACTCGTGCTCGCGCGGCGACGTCGTGCTGGATCTCTTCCTCGGATCAGGCTCGACGCTGATCGCCTGCGAGCGCACCGGCAGAGTCTGCTACGGGACGGAACTCGACCCGCACTATGCGAGCGTAGTCCTCGCGCGCTGGGAGTCGTTCACGGGTCAGGAGGCGCAATGCCTGGGCCATTCGTGA
- a CDS encoding phage terminase small subunit P27 family: protein MSTRRPRIDGNGPEPRLPACPSHLQGEARKEWRRMGRKLLECGLMTEIDGAALALYCQSWSRWIEAEANLVKYGTVMKSPSGFPIQSPYLAIANKAMGQMTRLLVEFGMSPSSRTRVAMTKPRPAATFEPTPYDPDAPDPRELLRRVQ from the coding sequence ATGAGCACGCGCCGCCCGCGCATCGATGGCAACGGCCCGGAGCCGCGGCTCCCGGCTTGCCCGTCGCACCTGCAGGGCGAGGCGCGCAAGGAATGGCGGCGCATGGGCCGCAAGCTCCTCGAGTGCGGGCTCATGACGGAGATCGACGGCGCGGCGCTCGCCCTCTACTGCCAGAGCTGGAGCCGGTGGATCGAGGCGGAGGCGAACCTCGTGAAGTACGGCACGGTCATGAAGTCGCCGTCGGGCTTCCCGATCCAGTCGCCGTACCTCGCGATCGCCAACAAGGCGATGGGCCAGATGACGCGGCTGCTGGTGGAGTTTGGTATGTCGCCTTCCTCACGCACGCGCGTGGCGATGACGAAGCCGCGACCAGCCGCGACGTTCGAGCCGACGCCGTACGACCCCGACGCGCCCGACCCACGTGAGTTGTTGAGGAGGGTCCAGTGA
- a CDS encoding DUF3854 domain-containing protein yields MKVHEPVLSPEHRRMLTQDSGLSDDIIAGRGYETITTKSRLHQLGFGHMQTNVPALLIPVFDCRGEVVLYQSRPDVPRIKDGKVIKYETMKGATMALDVHPSVRHLLGDPAVPLFITEGIKKGDALASRGACAIALLGVWNFRGTNDHGGKTILADWEYVALNGRRTFIVFDSDVMENPQVHGALVRLKSFLDLRGAV; encoded by the coding sequence ATGAAAGTTCATGAACCTGTGCTCTCCCCGGAACATCGGCGGATGCTCACGCAGGACTCTGGACTCAGCGACGACATCATCGCGGGACGGGGCTACGAGACCATCACGACGAAGTCCCGCCTGCACCAGCTCGGATTCGGGCACATGCAGACGAACGTCCCGGCGCTGCTGATCCCAGTCTTCGACTGCCGCGGCGAAGTCGTCCTGTACCAATCCCGACCCGACGTACCTCGTATCAAGGACGGGAAGGTGATCAAGTACGAAACGATGAAGGGCGCAACGATGGCGCTCGACGTCCACCCCTCCGTGCGCCACCTGCTAGGCGACCCCGCGGTACCGCTGTTCATCACCGAGGGCATCAAGAAAGGCGACGCGCTTGCGTCGCGCGGCGCGTGTGCCATCGCGTTGCTCGGCGTGTGGAACTTCCGCGGGACCAACGACCACGGCGGGAAGACCATCCTTGCCGACTGGGAGTATGTCGCGCTCAACGGCCGCAGGACTTTCATCGTCTTTGACTCCGATGTCATGGAGAACCCGCAGGTGCACGGCGCGCTCGTGCGGCTCAAGTCGTTCCTGGATCTTCGGGGGGCAGTCTGA
- a CDS encoding helix-turn-helix domain-containing protein: MGEELLITVKEAGRRLGLGRSATWVLIQRGVLPSVKVGGARRVLVADLQEFVSLLKERDDESS, translated from the coding sequence ATGGGCGAGGAGCTGCTCATCACGGTCAAGGAAGCCGGCAGGCGTCTCGGGCTGGGCCGCTCCGCTACCTGGGTGTTGATCCAGCGAGGCGTCCTTCCATCCGTGAAGGTCGGCGGAGCGAGGAGGGTCCTCGTCGCGGACCTTCAAGAGTTCGTCTCACTTCTAAAGGAGAGAGACGATGAAAGTTCATGA
- a CDS encoding phage terminase small subunit P27 family: MPRDLPDEAKAEWKRVVPELEQTGTLTTIDRSVLIRYVTAWSDWVEVQEMLRKSGKLIKGQKGNAVRNPLLMVRNDLEATLSDLGKQLGLSPGARLRAGIAHQVPVDEEAKEAKSIAVIEEYKRRLGMA, from the coding sequence ATGCCGCGCGACCTCCCCGACGAGGCGAAGGCCGAATGGAAACGCGTCGTGCCCGAACTGGAGCAGACGGGCACGCTTACGACGATCGACCGCAGCGTCCTCATCCGCTACGTGACCGCGTGGTCGGACTGGGTCGAGGTCCAGGAGATGCTGCGGAAGTCCGGGAAGCTGATCAAGGGACAGAAAGGCAACGCCGTCAGAAACCCATTGCTCATGGTGCGCAACGACTTGGAGGCGACGCTCAGCGACCTGGGCAAGCAGCTGGGCCTGTCGCCGGGCGCAAGGCTCAGGGCGGGCATCGCCCACCAGGTGCCGGTGGACGAAGAGGCGAAGGAGGCGAAGAGCATCGCCGTGATCGAGGAGTACAAGCGAAGGCTGGGGATGGCATGA